Proteins encoded by one window of Bacillus sp. DTU_2020_1000418_1_SI_GHA_SEK_038:
- a CDS encoding putative bifunctional diguanylate cyclase/phosphodiesterase yields the protein MILSEVRVSQKINLAEKILENTSEGVMITDGKSRIISVNPAFEIVTGYIKEEVVGKNPNILQSGIHDAQFYNNMWKQIYENGYWKGEIWNKRKNGDVFLEWITISSIKDENGYITNFVAVFSDITDRKHAEDQLRYLAHNDSLTGVANRYSLNKRLEGLIHTAKKYNQQLAVLFLDLDRFKQINDTLGHNYGDMLLKKVSERLKGLLKNKDMIARLGGDEFVIVLPNLKHPKEAVHIAQMIIESFTKSFHLNTQEVYVSTSIGISLYPFDGTDIEKLLRTADKAMYEAKNGGRNQFELYHKKMHQNEPRQMKMENDLRKAIERNELFLVYHPIIDVKTNKVVSLEALVRWKQEQLGLVPPSEFIPLAEESGLIIPISEWIIQKACEDLKAIHLHGNTKLRMSVNISAIHFNQENFVKSISEIFQRTNVNPNFIDFELTESMIMPKASETVNKLVKIKQLGVKLSIDDFGTGYSSLSYLNRFPLDTLKIDQSFISRLTLYEEDSSIVEAIITMAHRLHLKVVAEGVENKKQYEFLKKEQCDLIQGFYISEPIPLHKLLTFLTSWETEIMN from the coding sequence ATGATATTATCTGAGGTCAGGGTCAGTCAAAAAATAAATCTCGCAGAGAAGATTCTTGAAAATACGAGTGAAGGAGTTATGATTACAGATGGGAAGTCTCGAATTATCTCTGTAAATCCAGCTTTTGAAATCGTGACTGGTTACATTAAAGAGGAGGTAGTTGGAAAAAACCCAAATATCCTTCAATCTGGAATTCATGATGCACAGTTCTATAATAATATGTGGAAGCAAATTTATGAAAATGGATACTGGAAAGGTGAAATTTGGAACAAACGCAAAAATGGAGATGTTTTTCTGGAATGGATCACCATTAGCTCCATTAAAGATGAAAATGGATACATAACGAATTTTGTTGCTGTATTTTCTGATATTACGGATCGTAAACATGCTGAGGATCAGCTGAGATATTTAGCACATAATGACTCTTTGACAGGAGTGGCAAATCGCTATAGTTTAAATAAGCGGCTTGAAGGCTTAATTCATACTGCCAAAAAATATAATCAGCAATTAGCTGTCCTTTTTCTAGATTTAGACCGGTTTAAACAAATTAATGATACTCTTGGCCATAATTATGGAGACATGCTCCTGAAGAAAGTGTCTGAAAGATTAAAAGGACTGCTGAAAAATAAAGATATGATCGCAAGGCTGGGCGGTGATGAGTTTGTCATCGTTTTGCCTAATCTCAAGCATCCAAAGGAAGCTGTCCATATTGCTCAGATGATCATTGAAAGTTTCACAAAATCCTTTCACCTTAACACGCAAGAAGTATACGTATCTACAAGTATTGGGATAAGTCTATATCCTTTTGACGGAACGGATATTGAAAAATTATTGAGAACCGCTGACAAGGCTATGTATGAGGCAAAAAACGGCGGAAGAAATCAATTTGAGCTATATCATAAAAAGATGCATCAAAATGAGCCAAGACAGATGAAAATGGAAAATGATTTGCGAAAAGCAATCGAGCGTAATGAATTATTTCTTGTTTATCATCCGATAATTGATGTGAAAACGAATAAAGTTGTTAGTTTGGAAGCATTGGTTAGGTGGAAACAAGAACAATTGGGCCTAGTGCCGCCTTCAGAATTTATTCCTCTAGCAGAAGAATCAGGCTTAATTATTCCAATAAGTGAATGGATCATTCAAAAAGCATGTGAAGATTTAAAAGCGATCCATTTACATGGGAATACTAAATTGAGAATGAGCGTAAATATTTCGGCGATTCATTTTAACCAAGAAAATTTCGTTAAATCCATAAGTGAGATTTTTCAAAGAACAAATGTAAATCCAAACTTTATTGATTTTGAATTAACAGAAAGCATGATTATGCCTAAAGCAAGTGAAACGGTTAATAAGCTTGTAAAGATAAAGCAGCTTGGCGTTAAATTATCAATAGATGATTTTGGGACAGGCTACTCATCGTTAAGCTATTTAAACCGTTTTCCGCTCGACACACTGAAAATTGATCAAAGCTTTATTAGCCGTTTAACACTATATGAGGAAGATAGCTCCATTGTGGAGGCTATTATTACGATGGCGCATCGGTTGCACTTAAAGGTTGTGGCAGAAGGTGTTGAAAACAAAAAACAATATGAATTTCTAAAAAAAGAGCAATGTGACCTTATTCAAGGTTTTTATATATCCGAACCGATTCCTTTACATAAGCTATTGACGTTTTTAACTAGCTGGGAAACGGAAATAATGAATTAG
- the gpsB gene encoding cell division regulator GpsB: protein MLSDKVKLTAKDILEKEFKTAMRGYKPEEVDKFLDWIIKDYETFHQEIEDLQQENMRLKKQLEESSRRPAAQTAGTTNFDILKRLSNLEKHVFGSKLYD, encoded by the coding sequence ATGTTATCCGATAAAGTGAAATTAACGGCAAAAGATATTTTGGAAAAAGAATTTAAAACAGCCATGCGTGGTTATAAACCAGAAGAAGTAGATAAATTTCTCGATTGGATCATAAAGGATTATGAAACTTTTCATCAGGAAATTGAAGATTTACAGCAAGAAAACATGAGATTAAAGAAGCAGCTTGAAGAGTCTTCCAGACGTCCAGCTGCACAAACGGCTGGAACAACGAATTTCGATATTCTAAAACGGCTATCCAATTTAGAAAAGCATGTATTTGGCAGTAAATTGTACGATTGA
- a CDS encoding DUF1273 domain-containing protein, translating into MTKVAIVSGYKPYEIGIFKNEDPAVYIIKLALKNQLLSLLDEGLEWVIISGQLGTELWAAEVVFDLQLEGFHNLQLAVITPFLNQEDSWKEANKEWYESVLAQADYVDSVSRKPYEKPWQFRLKNQFFIEKSDVLLLFYDTEKEGSPKYLYEEAKRKQEKSHYEIRMISFDDLQVLAEEEQMKAGYE; encoded by the coding sequence ATGACTAAAGTTGCAATCGTATCTGGCTATAAACCATATGAAATTGGTATATTTAAAAATGAAGATCCGGCTGTCTATATCATTAAATTAGCTTTAAAAAACCAGCTTTTATCTCTGTTAGACGAAGGACTGGAATGGGTCATCATAAGCGGGCAGCTAGGTACGGAATTATGGGCTGCAGAAGTGGTCTTTGATCTTCAGCTCGAAGGCTTCCATAACCTTCAACTAGCCGTTATAACTCCTTTCTTAAATCAGGAAGATTCATGGAAGGAAGCAAATAAAGAATGGTATGAATCGGTATTGGCACAGGCTGATTATGTTGACTCTGTCTCTAGAAAGCCTTATGAAAAGCCTTGGCAATTTCGTTTGAAAAACCAATTTTTTATTGAAAAGAGTGATGTTCTGCTTTTGTTTTATGATACTGAGAAAGAGGGAAGCCCAAAATACTTATATGAAGAGGCGAAAAGGAAGCAGGAAAAGAGTCATTACGAAATTAGAATGATCAGTTTTGATGACTTACAAGTATTAGCTGAGGAAGAGCAAATGAAAGCTGGCTATGAATAA
- a CDS encoding spore coat protein produces MYCGPRPTNVLPATVSPTKCCVNHTFQNTIVPHIHPSHTTTVNHHNFQHVHSFPHTQSVVNEVTHQQFVAPPGPGVAPFGGPGAFPQAGFGAQPQGPFGVPRPGMYGAGPFFRK; encoded by the coding sequence ATGTATTGTGGACCAAGGCCAACAAATGTTTTGCCAGCAACAGTATCGCCAACTAAATGCTGTGTAAATCATACTTTCCAAAATACAATCGTTCCACATATTCATCCAAGTCATACAACTACTGTGAACCATCATAATTTTCAGCATGTGCATTCTTTCCCGCATACGCAATCAGTAGTAAATGAAGTAACGCATCAACAGTTTGTAGCACCGCCAGGACCTGGAGTCGCTCCGTTTGGCGGACCAGGAGCATTTCCTCAAGCAGGATTTGGCGCACAACCTCAAGGACCATTTGGTGTTCCTAGACCAGGGATGTACGGTGCAGGACCATTCTTTAGGAAATAA
- a CDS encoding ribonuclease H-like domain-containing protein — translation MSIKNKLNRLKPQLSHKTGSEKLVPKADVTDFPYREVWEKAGVFPFYFDGDFCLIREKEYSISEKHGIYTFAQFYQAVEAWNSAEISHPLSAAGFQSDQFFFFDTETTGLGGGVGNTIFILGHASLQGNKVHLKQHILPHPGAEVPLYKSFLDSINYKMMATYNGKSFDWPQVKTRHTLIRDQVPKLPPFGHFDLYHASRRMWKHKLERIKLSVVEKEVLGVERKDDLPGFLAPMIYFDYVETKNPEGMLAVLKHNELDILSLISLYTHLSFQILGIDKGQTAREKYEVGRWFSQLGETVSAKKAFSNISAGNGAEALQAKHALAFEYKKQKNWLEAIQLWKDVAEHSELEIKLDACIELAKIFEHREKNIEQALKYTEMAESIYRANKVENSSVKHEDLTKRLQRLMRKK, via the coding sequence ATGTCCATTAAAAACAAGCTGAATCGATTAAAGCCACAACTTTCCCATAAAACCGGCAGTGAAAAGCTAGTTCCAAAAGCAGATGTCACCGACTTCCCTTATAGGGAGGTTTGGGAAAAAGCTGGGGTTTTTCCCTTTTATTTTGACGGAGACTTTTGCTTAATTAGAGAAAAGGAATATTCAATTAGTGAGAAACACGGCATTTATACGTTTGCCCAATTTTATCAGGCAGTAGAAGCATGGAATTCTGCAGAAATCAGTCATCCGTTGTCTGCTGCCGGGTTTCAGTCAGATCAATTCTTTTTCTTTGACACAGAAACAACTGGACTTGGCGGGGGAGTTGGAAACACAATCTTTATTCTAGGCCATGCAAGCCTTCAAGGAAACAAGGTTCATTTGAAACAACATATTTTACCTCATCCAGGAGCAGAGGTTCCATTATACAAAAGCTTTCTAGACAGTATAAATTATAAGATGATGGCGACCTATAATGGAAAATCATTTGATTGGCCGCAAGTGAAAACGAGACATACTCTTATTAGAGACCAAGTTCCTAAGCTGCCCCCATTTGGCCACTTCGATTTATATCATGCTTCTAGAAGGATGTGGAAGCATAAATTAGAACGAATTAAGCTATCAGTTGTTGAAAAAGAAGTATTAGGTGTAGAAAGAAAGGATGACCTTCCAGGTTTTTTAGCACCGATGATTTATTTTGATTATGTGGAAACAAAAAATCCAGAAGGAATGCTTGCAGTGTTAAAGCATAATGAACTTGATATATTATCCCTTATTAGCTTGTATACTCACCTTTCCTTTCAAATTCTTGGGATTGATAAGGGGCAGACTGCGCGGGAGAAATACGAAGTTGGCAGATGGTTTTCACAATTAGGAGAAACTGTATCAGCCAAGAAGGCATTCTCTAATATATCAGCAGGAAATGGTGCTGAAGCTCTTCAAGCCAAGCATGCACTTGCATTCGAATATAAAAAACAAAAGAATTGGCTTGAAGCCATTCAGCTTTGGAAAGACGTTGCTGAGCATAGCGAATTGGAAATTAAACTGGATGCCTGTATCGAACTTGCGAAAATTTTTGAACATCGTGAGAAAAATATCGAACAAGCTCTTAAATATACGGAAATGGCTGAATCCATCTATCGAGCAAATAAGGTTGAGAACTCTTCAGTTAAACATGAGGATCTTACTAAAAGGCTGCAACGACTGATGAGAAAGAAATAG
- a CDS encoding DEAD/DEAH box helicase: MKVRKSLHDLMKQMKHLEEFKQNIVHWHTIEEKEARIDDLPIDISPELKEALQRRGITSLYTHQKSAYETAINGKSLVAVTPTASGKTLCYNLPVLQTIINNPHARALYMFPTKALAQDQKSEINEIINETGLAINSYTYDGDTPANIRQKVRKAGHVVITNPDMLHSAILPHHTKWVSLFENLKFVVIDELHIYRGVFGSHVANVIRRLQRICRFYGSDPIFICTSATIANPMELAEKLTEKRVKLIDNNGAPSGRKHFVFYNPPIVNKPLNIRRSATLEARKLASILLKNKIQTIIFARSRVRVEILLTYLQDLVKHKLGPKAIRGYRGGYLPTERREIERGLRSGEIYGVVSTNALELGVDIGQLQVCIMNGFPGTIASSWQQAGRAGRRHDESLVIMVASSSPMDQYVIQNPDYFFKRSPERARIHPDNLIILIDHIKCAAFELPFHAGESFGSFETEEVLEYLAEERVLYEKGGKYYWMNDSFPAHNISLRSASQENVVIIDQSDIANVKVIGEMDQFSAMTLLHEEAIYLHQGTQFQVELLDWEEKKAFVREVDADYFTDANLAVDLKVLEQDKQRILPSGEIGYGDVSVVAMATIFKKIKFETHENIGSGPISLPEAELHTSSAWFSLNEDSLLDKQESLEQGLIGAAHALRHIAPLFVMCDPQDIHVVPQVKAAHNEKPTIFFYDRYPGGVGLSEKIYEGFEHVLHEAREMVDKCQCEQGCPSCIGTETASKTAKSDVLKILTSFTTRNQFYGESHVH, translated from the coding sequence ATGAAAGTCCGGAAAAGCTTGCATGATTTAATGAAGCAAATGAAACATTTAGAAGAGTTCAAGCAAAATATCGTTCATTGGCACACAATTGAAGAGAAGGAAGCGCGAATTGATGATCTTCCCATTGATATAAGCCCAGAACTTAAAGAGGCATTACAAAGAAGAGGGATAACAAGTCTTTATACTCATCAGAAGTCGGCATATGAAACCGCTATAAATGGAAAAAGTCTTGTTGCTGTAACTCCAACTGCGTCAGGGAAGACTCTATGCTACAATCTCCCTGTATTACAGACGATTATTAATAATCCTCATGCAAGAGCGCTATATATGTTTCCAACTAAAGCCCTTGCCCAAGATCAAAAAAGTGAAATTAATGAAATAATAAATGAAACAGGTTTAGCAATAAATAGCTATACATACGATGGTGATACCCCAGCTAATATTCGGCAGAAGGTCCGAAAAGCGGGGCATGTTGTCATTACTAATCCTGATATGCTTCATTCAGCCATCCTTCCGCATCATACAAAGTGGGTTTCCCTTTTTGAAAACCTAAAATTTGTTGTGATCGATGAACTTCATATTTACCGTGGTGTATTCGGAAGTCATGTCGCCAATGTTATCCGTCGATTACAAAGAATTTGCCGCTTCTATGGGAGTGACCCTATTTTTATTTGTACGTCTGCAACGATCGCCAATCCTATGGAATTGGCAGAGAAGTTAACTGAGAAAAGGGTTAAATTAATCGATAATAATGGGGCACCAAGCGGGAGAAAGCATTTCGTTTTTTATAATCCGCCAATTGTTAATAAGCCATTAAATATTAGAAGAAGTGCTACTTTAGAAGCAAGAAAGCTCGCTTCCATATTGTTAAAAAATAAAATACAAACGATTATTTTTGCCAGGAGCCGTGTCAGGGTCGAAATCTTGCTGACATATTTACAGGACCTTGTTAAACATAAATTAGGTCCAAAAGCGATCCGCGGCTATCGGGGCGGTTATTTGCCAACTGAGAGACGGGAAATAGAAAGAGGCCTGCGTTCTGGAGAAATATACGGTGTTGTCAGTACGAATGCTCTGGAACTGGGAGTGGACATTGGTCAGCTTCAGGTTTGTATAATGAATGGCTTCCCTGGAACAATTGCAAGCTCATGGCAGCAAGCTGGTCGTGCAGGAAGGAGGCATGATGAATCCCTTGTCATTATGGTTGCGAGCAGCAGCCCAATGGATCAATATGTCATTCAAAACCCTGATTACTTCTTCAAAAGAAGCCCTGAAAGGGCGAGAATTCATCCCGATAATTTAATAATATTAATAGATCATATCAAATGCGCAGCTTTCGAGCTCCCCTTTCATGCGGGTGAATCCTTCGGGTCATTTGAAACGGAAGAGGTCCTTGAATATTTAGCAGAAGAACGAGTTCTTTATGAAAAGGGCGGAAAATATTATTGGATGAATGATTCTTTTCCTGCTCATAATATTAGTTTGCGTTCAGCTTCGCAGGAAAATGTCGTTATAATTGATCAGTCTGACATTGCGAATGTGAAGGTAATTGGTGAAATGGATCAATTTTCTGCGATGACACTCCTGCATGAAGAGGCTATTTACCTTCACCAAGGAACGCAATTCCAAGTAGAACTACTAGACTGGGAGGAGAAAAAAGCCTTCGTTAGAGAAGTAGATGCAGATTACTTCACAGATGCTAATCTTGCCGTTGATCTAAAAGTTCTTGAACAAGATAAGCAGCGCATCTTACCTTCAGGGGAAATCGGCTATGGGGATGTAAGTGTTGTTGCGATGGCCACTATTTTTAAAAAGATAAAATTTGAAACACATGAAAATATTGGATCGGGGCCTATTAGCCTTCCGGAAGCCGAGCTTCATACGAGCTCTGCGTGGTTCTCTTTGAATGAAGACTCCTTACTAGACAAACAAGAGAGCTTAGAGCAAGGGCTTATAGGGGCAGCTCATGCATTAAGGCATATTGCCCCGCTATTTGTTATGTGTGACCCTCAGGATATTCATGTTGTCCCGCAAGTAAAAGCGGCACACAATGAGAAGCCAACGATATTTTTCTATGATCGTTATCCTGGCGGGGTTGGACTAAGCGAAAAGATATACGAAGGGTTTGAGCATGTTTTACATGAGGCAAGGGAAATGGTTGATAAATGTCAATGTGAACAAGGCTGTCCTTCCTGCATTGGGACTGAAACTGCTTCCAAGACTGCCAAATCAGATGTCCTTAAAATATTAACAAGCTTCACAACGAGAAATCAATTCTATGGTGAAAGCCATGTCCATTAA
- a CDS encoding Crp/Fnr family transcriptional regulator yields the protein MNFSDIKKVLSQFTLFRELSDTEIDKIVEISISREWKKGSHVFMQDDPLENVYFIQSGRIKIYKSDVNGREQIVAVAKNGDMFPHVGFFRKGGYPAFSEVLESSTLVVVPIDQFEKVLLENPELCIKVFKVLGEKIVDLQERLESQILNNTYEQIIKLLVRLAKIHGQKMDDGLYLLKAEFTNKDLANMIGTTRETVSRTLTKLKKDQLIETDASGNIIIDPESLLEEIL from the coding sequence ATGAATTTTTCCGATATTAAAAAGGTACTTTCACAGTTTACTCTGTTTAGAGAGCTTAGTGATACAGAGATTGATAAAATAGTGGAAATCTCCATCTCTAGGGAATGGAAAAAAGGCAGTCATGTATTCATGCAGGATGATCCGTTAGAAAATGTATACTTTATTCAAAGTGGCCGCATAAAAATTTATAAAAGCGATGTGAATGGCAGAGAACAAATTGTGGCAGTTGCGAAAAATGGGGATATGTTTCCACATGTCGGTTTCTTCCGAAAAGGTGGATATCCTGCCTTTTCTGAGGTGCTTGAAAGTTCCACATTAGTAGTCGTGCCAATTGACCAATTTGAGAAGGTGCTATTAGAAAATCCTGAACTTTGCATTAAAGTGTTTAAAGTACTAGGAGAAAAAATTGTTGACCTGCAAGAACGGTTAGAATCTCAAATTCTAAATAATACATACGAACAAATCATTAAACTCCTTGTTCGTCTAGCCAAAATTCATGGTCAGAAAATGGATGATGGTTTATATCTCTTAAAAGCGGAATTCACTAATAAGGATTTGGCCAATATGATCGGTACAACTCGAGAAACCGTCAGCAGAACATTGACAAAGCTTAAAAAGGACCAGTTGATTGAAACAGATGCATCCGGAAATATTATCATTGACCCTGAAAGTCTATTAGAAGAAATTTTGTAA